ATTGAAAAGAACCCATGTCTGCTCTCATCTTCCTctgacacaataaaacaattagGGGAGGGCTGTTCACAAAGCTTGATTATTGTGCTCCAGTGTGCAGGAGAGTGATATCATGAGACGTCTCTATGCTTCGAAAATGTCCTTCGTTCCTTGGATCATCCTGGATTTCCTAGGGCGACTTCTTGAAGCAACTCACGCGGTCATTGCAGTACTGACACAGGTCATTGCCTCCAATGAAGAGGGTCACCAGCTTCCAGTCATTCTGGAAATCCACAGTCTATAAAGGATGGAGGACAAATCAGAAGCAAAGAGATGGAACAGAGATGACATTTTTGCACAACACAATCACATTATTTGTGCATCAGTACATGCATTAGTACACCATAGTACCATAAATGAAACTCACAGAGTCATTTTTCATGATATCAATCAGACGTCGGACCTGCCCTGGGATTCCTCTGTATGAAATTAGAGATTTTCATGATGGAACAAAATCCATGAAGGTGAACCATTCAAACTTGACAATATATCAAAACTCACGATATTTTAGCTCCTGATACAGCCACATTGAAGCCAGTTTGCTTTTTCCCTTGTCCCTTTGACATTCCTTTGATTTGAGGATTGAACTTTTTCAGGATATCTGatgtaaaaaagacaaaagaaagaggggaaattACTGCTCAAGAGACAAAATACTGATTTTGTTACAGTCCAACTCTGTCATCTAGTGGTGCTAATATGCATTACATGTCAAGAAGGCTACAGGACAGATGAGGTTTGGGACTTACTGGGTAATGTTGTGACAGTCTCCAGAGTTTTGTCTCCTCCGATGCTTGTTAATAAAAAGCaatcaatgaatcaaatgatcacaatgcaatgaaataaatgtgttatgtataaaatatgtgtaAGTCTCTCACCTCCATGACACCCCCACGTACTCAGTTCTTAGCAGCAGAAGACTCTTTGCCTTTGCACCAAAGCCGGTCTACATGCAGAGAAAGATGGTTCTACTATTCAAtcattttcagacacattttttctctctgacccATTAAATTGATAATGTCCTCTCAGCTCGCACATTAACTTGATTTATAGGTACCTAGAGAAAAAGTAAAGGACAACACAATCGACCCAGGAGCAGgtcatcatttaatcatttaactTGAAGCATTATTCAAACACGCAGAACTTCATTCCTAGTTCTAAAAATACGGCAACCTGGATTTTATAGAATTGGTGAGTGAAAAATGAtgcacaaaacaagaaaatgtaataacagCATAGGCCAAAAATTGGTTTACTGGTATTATTTGCAACATTTGTTACAGTATGCTACTTattaagtattaaaaataacacaagcaAAGGTAGAGGTATATTACATATTACCTAGAGAAACTCTCGGTCATTCTTGTGTACAAACTTACCGTTAAAGAGTCTCCCAGAGCAGCCACCACTTTAATGTCTGCTGGTCGTAACCTGTGAGCTAATAAAAGATCAACATGAGCATATTACACGTCTAATCTTTTTATGTCCCTTCAGGTTACGCCTCGAATGCTTACCTGAAGTGGGCACAGAGTCGGATGGAGCTGTGTTAACACAGGAAAAGTCACTGCCCCAATTCTAAAGAATAGACAAAGACATTTATAGTTCAAATCTATAATGTGGCATTGTGCATAATAAATAACTTCTAAAGTTGTGCTGTGTACGAAACACAGAAACTATGACCTACTGTAACGGGAGCAGGGGTGGGTGGAGGGCCAGGAAAGGTGTAGTTGCTGTTGATAGCAGTCCTAAAAAATGGGTTGGTCtaacaaagaaataatcaaaacgcattaatacacacaaatgacaagaaacaacaacattcaatgtctatttttcctttttcaaattACCTCAGAGGGACACTTCAAATCAATGCCAGATGCGAAGTCTTGTCTAAACGTCTTGTTGCCCACTGGCTCTAACTAAGAGATTGTGACAGTCAGTGAGTTATTTTGTACGCatgtaataaaatacaaatgtagGAAATGTCTTCTGATAAAGCAAATCCTACCATGTTGTTCCAAAGACCCTGAGCCATGAGGGTGTGAGCTTTCTGGCTGAGGTGAAAACAGTCGGGTGAAAAGAACGAGCGATCAGGCTGGCCATTCTTTTGAAAAAAGAGAAGGGATTGGAGGAAATTTTTagaaaacccccccaaaaaccCCCACAAAGGATATGTAATGTTTCAGGTGTGTCAGTTCTTACCTCTAACCTGGGAAGGTAAATCTCCCTGAGGAAGGGCTGCAGTACCACAGTGAAGTTGTCGTAGGTGTCATACCGCCCAGAGTTAATCAGCTCTCTAATAGTATGCTGGACAGAAAGGCAACCAAAACATGAAGACCACAGAAGTGTTTGACTTCTCAgtcatgaaattatttttatttgacaatGAAGAAATTATGATGATTTAGCCCTTAAAATTTGGTAATTTAGGTTAAATTAACCTCCACAACCTCCACATTTGCTTATGTACAAAAAACTCAACCTTGTACCTGATAGGCTTTATTCATGTCATTGACGTTCTGGAGTTCACTAGATCCTTCTTTAGGCTTCAGTATGCAGGGGcaaattaaactgaaacacaaacattaaaacagttaaatgaCGACTtgatcagttttgttttaaacaacCAGAGATCACTGACCTGACCAACCACGTGGGACAGCGCAGAGTTTTATCACTGTGCAGATCACGTAATGGTACAATGTTTAACAGCTCTACCAGATTGACGATGGCACGAGGCACCTGGATGACACAAAACATAAAGCTTTAGTGTGTGATTTGGATTATGACTTTAAAATTGCTTATATACTGTAGACTGATAAAAACATACTTCACTATGGAGGATGTCAAGAGCTTGGCGGATACGATCGACCACATTCCTCGGTGAGAAAAAGATCTGTGGGAAAAAGCAAATGTGAAAGAAATTACAGCTCACACAATGAATTGATTAGTCATCTTTTTTtcataattgattaatcattcgAGTCAGTGAGTCTTTTTTTCGAGCAAAGatgccaaacatttgctggttccagcttctcaaatgttaagatttgctacatttttttttttgtcttttataaaaGTTTCTGGACTGTTTGCAATTTGAGTGTTTCAATTTTGGCTCTGGGAATAGTGATAGCTTTCAATATGACAAtctgaaatgtcaaaattaTTGCAAAAAATCTTGAATACACAAGTAAGAGTGCTCACACTGTCTGTGCAGAAGTCACATATGTCATTGCCACCAATAAACATGGTGATCACTTTCCAGTCGTTGTGGAAATCAATGCGCTGTAAAAGAGATAAGAGGTAAATCTTTTGTTAATGTGGTTATTGTGAACATAAAACTTCGACAAAGATTACATCAGAGCATATCTCTATGCTGTATTTCTACCACAGCTCACCACTGCCTTACCGAAtcagttttcattttgtccACTAGGACGCGCACCTGTTGCACCATATCACTGAAAATAGAAACAAGTATtgatggaaacattaaaaaaagttcaaattctTTGTTCTGGTGTGTCAGAACATAAGATTTGATGTATTATGATTCAAAATGAGTAAAAAGTAAGTAATGCCAAAAATAAAGGAATGTGACTGACCCACTCTTCGCTCCTGCCACAGCCTGATTGAGGAAGGCCCCAGCAGTGTTCTGATTACCTATTCCCGTTGAGAAACCGGTCACAGAGGGGTTAAACTCCTTCAGGATGTCTGCACAGCACAAATACAAGAAAGGTCaggaagaaacaaaatgtttgatttgacaCACAGAATTGTGtacattatgtattatgtaaatTATATAATCGGTGTAGCACTGAGCATAAAAGTTAATTCTACAAGATCTGAAGTCAAAGTCCACTGACTAGCTTTTTTTCTTGGTTGAAagcactggaaaaaaaagtgcacgTCGATATAAATCCctcttgtcatgtttttctatGAATGTGATATTATTTGACAAAGCAATTTCTAACTTTTGATAAGATGAAGATGCAGCATCTTATCATTGCTTCTCGAAGGCATCCTAAAATATATGAGCTGATTAAGATCACTGTCCAAAACGTATAAATGTAATGATGGTGATAAGACACAAAAGTCATAAAAGCACAATGCCACTATTGGCCAGTGGTGGACATATTTGACGAGATAAACCTGAAGTAAGacatttttatgtcatttgATTTTAGATAATGCtattagaaaaacaaacttaaacataCTTGGCAGAGTTGTCACAGTGGTAATGTTTTCATCACCACCAATGCTGAAAACGAAAGAAACAGCATGTTGGTTTTAAAAGCAGCTCACAAAATTACCAAATTAACTCTCGTATTTTCCCAcactatgaaatgaaaaaaaggtgCTTGAGCTCATCTTACCTCCATGACAGTCCTCTGTACTCACTCATGACTAACAACAGGTTGTCTGCCTTTGCACCCACACCATTGCCTGCCTGCAGAAAACATCagataaagaaatatttattgaaCCAGAAGCACATACTGCAGTGTGGGTTGAAAGCCACTGTGCATCCATTGGTTATTgtacaaacagtacaaagaTAATAGATCTGTTGTCCTGTTCTTTATATAGACTGTACTCCTATCATCATGTCTATTAGGATAAGTacatttgtagatataaaattgACTACAGAAAATAGTACTTGAAGGGAAACACTCACAGTCAGAGAGTCACCTACTGCTGCCACCACCTTGATATCTCCCGGTCTGAGTTTGTGAACTACACAGAGAACAAAGTGGTTGAGTTTGTCCGGATTGAATTACATTTCCCAGAATATATTAGCAGAATACGATCTTTTACCTGAAGTTGGTGTAGTGGGAGATGGAATGCGGTCTGTGCAAGGTATCTCTGTACCCATAATCTGCAAATACACAGTATTTTAAATAGGTTTAACTGTTGTCATTCTACACTGTAGTTCTGTAATCTACATAAAAGACTTACAGGATCTGTTAGTGTTGAGGCTCTTCCCTCGCGTTCAGTGGGGGAATTTTTCTGTGTCCGCAGGAAAGGTCGTTCCTGGGATGAAAGTGGAAAAAGTTGCACGAGTTGTGAATGGGTAAcatttaactaactaacttaacTAATAGATATCACTATGAAACTACCCCGCTTACTTACTTACATTAAGACAATATTTTATGTATTGCAAGTGGTCTGAAAGTTTATGTTTAAATACGCAAATAAGCCATTAAGGCTAACTTTCTGTGAATTCAGGAGAAAtctacacatgcaaacagacaaagtctAGTCACATAAACATCTACATGtgtattttcagcattttctttcCACGCTAAGACTACACATGGTTCAACAACATTTAGgagtgacattttaaatagaCTGCACTATAGGACGTCATGCCTCACCTCGGTAGGGCAAGGAATAGTAATGACGTCGAGGTTCATGATCTCTTCCTGACCTGTCGAtggctggagctggaggagaaaaagTCATGATTCAAGGATGGCCATTCTGTTCAGCCAATGACAGCACACTGCCAGACAGTACTGATTACACAATTCTTGTATCAGTGTATGAATCTAGAATGAACAAGGCTGGAGAAAGTCATCACGTTGAACAACTTCAGTTCATCTAGTACATGTCTTATCTAATCTCTCGTCAGAGTTATAAACGTTCAGCATAATCAATGTTCCATCTTAGTTTTGCTTTGAGGCATTATGGTGACACTATTGGTTCATTACACAACTGAGACAGTCAATTTCAAGGTCAGAACAATATACAGATGAATGTTGAAGGTTTTAAAACAGCCaaatgtacacatacagtactgatATTTATTATTCAGATATATATTTGATTCATAAGAATTTACCAGGTTTGTCCATAGCTGAACAGCTAATTCGTCAGACCATGTGTTCTCCTGCAAAGAAAGGCATGCCAGTTGCACATTAACCGTTTCAAGGGTCTTTGATGTTCCTGGAAGGCAGGCTGTATAATTTACAGCTGTCAGTTACAGTATTTTGTGATTATAACCAGCGCGTGGACGTAACTTTTCTTTACTTACAGAGTCTGAGCTTTGTTCGAGGATAACTGGGGCAGACTGCAGCACGGCAGTGAAGTCCACCCTTTTGCTGTGCCACTTTGGATTTTCCAAAACGTGACTCAAAGAGTCCTGAAAACAAGATAAATACATTGTGTCAAGTAAGTAGCCAAATATAATTCAGATGAGCACGAgccacaagcacacaaacactgttcatTTGCATGTATTTTACCTGTAGTGTTTTCAGAAGAGTGGCTTTGTGGAATCGctggtttatgtttttatctctcATACAGTCACACCTGATGCCAAATAATGGCAAAGCACATCattgcatacacacatacatgtaaaaatgtataggtatatacatatatacatatatatactttaGCTTTTTAATATCTTAAATTCTGAATACTCACTTGTCCTGCTGCTCATGTGCGCTCCAGACCACGACGTGAACTAAAGTGTGATGCAACTGTAAACATACATCCAGCatgttagttgttttttttacacagttcTATTTGTTTATGGCAAAATTGTATTTAACAAAAAGCACAATACCTTTTTCTGcaacagctgcagagctgcttcCACTTCCTggacaacagcagcaacatctgTAGCTATCTGAAGCACACAGTTAGACACTCTTAACATCCTTTACTAACTCTAACGTGTGCTACATCATCATGATTTTGTTGTCGTACGGTAAGTAATCTTACATTTGGTGAACAGGCACAGATGGAATCTGCCGGGACAAACAGAAGCACAAACTTCCAGTCTGTCACCTGTAAAGATATAAGAAAGAGCAATCTGAGCAAACTCTACCCAAAGTTACATCAGGGTAAAATCTCTGTAACAGGTTCCAAGACATTAatcagtttcagtttattttcctgtttagtGTCATGAAGGCCTATGCCAAGCTATGATCAAGCTTTGAGCAGGTAACTTGTGAAGTCATACTCTCATTAATGCCTATGAGAAAATGAGTTTGGAAATCACCCAGTATGTCTTAGGACAGTGGAAGAAGGTACCCCTAGAAAACTCCTATGAGCATGGGGAGAACATATAAACTATGGCCTAAAAGTGTTGACTACTGAGACATCATGCCAACCCATTGCAATTTCAAAATGCAGAGAACTCTGTTCTTTCTGACAATCATTGACAATcacatttttctgcctttttccttCCATGAAATGAAATTTTGTCAAAGGTCCACATGTGGAGTCAGTTGGTTTATCTTAGCACActgaaaaaggacaaaacagtTACCCTGTCTCTGTCCAAAGGCAGAAAATCTGCCTACTAGCACCTCTAACCTATGCTTATCATGGTTTATTGCCTTCATtaaatctgtacaaaatttTAAGTGTAaaatttgtagttttatggTTTAATGGGAATATTTATTGGCCGACTGGGCgcagtaacttcctggagtcttgttGCAGCCAAGAAATAGACAAGAGATACACAAGTTGTATACTTTTACACACAAATAGAGGTAactgctatttatttttatcatatgTATAGTGGATGAACTAAGTATAGAAGTCTTTTCATCAAAAGAATATAATGCTTAAAATAGACAATAATGTGTACCTGATGtgaaatggagagagacagtTCCTCAGCTTCTTCCAACAAGCTTCtgcaacacgcacacacacacacactgacatgaaacacactcatttacacatttatgtgtgtaattgtacaggtgtgtgtgtgttacctgggcTGTAATGAGGCCTGATCCACATGTTGAGCGATCAGTTCAGGGTTAAACATGGATAGCAACTCTATTCAACGCAAAGAGACACAGTTTCACTGATTTAATCTACAGTCTGTATAATGTTCTTGCAACAGGATTACACAGTGgattatgtacagtacagtatgtgtgataACAGGAAGCTGATGAAAGCTTTCAGTCATGTTGCCAGATTTGCTTACATTTATGTGAAATGAAGGtcaacaaccttttttttatggCCCACTCTCTTATCCTTAGAGATAAATAGCACCCAAACCGTATTATGGTCCTGACTACGACCTTCAACTGAACTATTTAAATACTTTTACCTATTCGCTGATGGTGTGACAGAGCAAGGTTTATGAACTACGACAAAATCAATGACCAGGACAACACCTGAAAGCATCCTCagaaaactacaataaaaaaactcaacatACTGAATGGTCTGATACTGCTaaagtgagaaaacagaaatgcagcATAGTAGTATGAATcatgttcaaaaacaaaataaaatgtctttatttcatGTGATTATTCACTTCTTCCTTTGACTAAAGAAACAGTGAGAGTTTATAGACTTACCAGCTACTTTATTGACCACTCTGGAGGCTTCAGCCCTAATTATAAAAACAGATACATTATCAGAGCGAGTGATAAAAGTTAAAG
This DNA window, taken from Larimichthys crocea isolate SSNF chromosome XXIV, L_crocea_2.0, whole genome shotgun sequence, encodes the following:
- the LOC113744600 gene encoding phospholipase B1, membrane-associated-like, translating into MRDKNINQRFHKATLLKTLQDSLSHVLENPKWHSKRVDFTAVLQSAPVILEQSSDSENTWSDELAVQLWTNLLQPSTGQEEIMNLDVITIPCPTEERPFLRTQKNSPTEREGRASTLTDPIMGTEIPCTDRIPSPTTPTSVHKLRPGDIKVVAAVGDSLTAGNGVGAKADNLLLVMSEYRGLSWSIGGDENITTVTTLPNILKEFNPSVTGFSTGIGNQNTAGAFLNQAVAGAKSGDMVQQVRVLVDKMKTDSRIDFHNDWKVITMFIGGNDICDFCTDSIFFSPRNVVDRIRQALDILHSEVPRAIVNLFNLPLHTEA
- the LOC104936458 gene encoding phospholipase B1, membrane-associated-like, whose translation is MNKAYQHTIRELINSGRYDTYDNFTVVLQPFLREIYLPRLENGQPDRSFFSPDCFHLSQKAHTLMAQGLWNNMLEPVGNKTFRQDFASGIDLKCPSETNPFFRTAINSNYTFPGPPPTPAPVTNWGSDFSCVNTAPSDSVPTSAHRLRPADIKVVAALGDSLTTGFGAKAKSLLLLRTEYVGVSWSIGGDKTLETVTTLPNILKKFNPQIKGMSKGQGKKQTGFNVAVSGAKISGIPGQVRRLIDIMKNDSTVDFQNDWKLVTLFIGGNDLCQYCNDRATLSPQNYSHHMMTSLDMLYKEVPRVIVNVMEILEIEGLRRIKRDSLGCNVLQKYICPCFLLAGEDSPELAEIKRINRELQVETERLVYGDRYDGREDFAVVVQPFFQNTVVPLNADSRPDDTYFSADCFHFSERGHSDMAAALWNNMLEPVGKKQTYNNFTYGRKNIKCPTEEHPYIFTKENSVPISTTATAPTTHSTTLPLTSNCTDNVPGWLAAVLAITGILIGGGVTWLLLSCRAKRSKRVMTFAGEMTGTTF